A genome region from Baekduia alba includes the following:
- a CDS encoding AzlC family ABC transporter permease, producing the protein MERTTYLDGARRAWPLAVAVGGFGITYGVLARQAGFTALETIVFSIVTFAGSAQFAAVSIVHDGGTAVAAIVAALLLNARYLPIGLSVAPWLPGRPLSRAAQGQVAVDESWAVSHLGGGRYDPRLLVGAGATIWAAWVVCSTAGVLAGSALGDPETLGLDAAFPALFLALLAGQIRERRLLLAALAGAAIALIMVPLTPPGLPIVAASVVCLAGLRTAR; encoded by the coding sequence ATGGAACGAACGACGTACCTGGACGGCGCCCGCCGCGCCTGGCCGCTCGCGGTGGCCGTCGGCGGCTTCGGGATCACCTACGGCGTGCTCGCGCGGCAGGCCGGCTTCACCGCGCTGGAGACGATCGTCTTCTCGATCGTGACCTTCGCCGGCTCCGCCCAGTTCGCCGCCGTCTCGATCGTCCACGACGGCGGGACCGCGGTCGCCGCGATCGTCGCCGCGCTGCTGCTCAACGCGCGCTACCTGCCGATCGGGCTGTCGGTCGCGCCGTGGCTGCCGGGGCGCCCGCTGTCGCGCGCGGCGCAGGGCCAGGTCGCGGTCGACGAGTCCTGGGCGGTCAGCCACCTCGGCGGCGGGCGCTACGACCCGCGCCTGCTCGTCGGCGCCGGCGCGACGATCTGGGCTGCGTGGGTGGTGTGCTCGACCGCGGGCGTCCTGGCCGGCTCGGCGCTCGGCGACCCCGAGACGCTGGGGCTCGACGCCGCGTTCCCGGCGCTGTTCCTCGCCCTGCTCGCCGGTCAGATCCGGGAGCGGCGGCTGCTGCTGGCGGCGCTGGCGGGCGCGGCGATCGCGCTGATCATGGTGCCGCTGACGCCGCCGGGCCTCCCGATCGTGGCGGCGTCGGTGGTCTGCCTGGCGGGCCTGAGGACGGCCCGGTGA
- a CDS encoding XRE family transcriptional regulator: MANEIVKVVGTNLRRLRIERSLSLSDLARASGVAKATLSALEGGRGNPTLETLSALAAALQIPMGDIITSADPAPVTVVRNDEGTDIPGTANDLRLIARFTPGGTVEVYEAQWPKRSTRNAGGHGPGTREHVFVTRGGLKVGPLGREVGLAGGDYATFAADEPHLYEARANTRALLLMQWAPGAPQAAAAPTAPGT; encoded by the coding sequence ATGGCGAACGAAATTGTCAAGGTCGTCGGGACCAACCTGCGGCGCCTGCGCATCGAGCGCAGCCTCTCGCTCTCCGACCTGGCGCGGGCCAGCGGCGTCGCGAAGGCGACGCTCAGCGCGCTGGAGGGCGGGCGCGGCAACCCGACGCTGGAGACGCTGTCGGCGCTGGCCGCCGCGCTGCAGATCCCGATGGGCGACATCATCACGTCGGCCGACCCCGCGCCCGTGACGGTCGTGCGCAACGACGAGGGCACCGACATCCCGGGCACGGCCAACGACCTGCGGCTGATCGCGCGCTTCACGCCCGGCGGGACCGTCGAGGTCTACGAGGCGCAATGGCCCAAGCGCTCGACGCGCAACGCCGGCGGCCACGGGCCGGGCACGCGCGAGCACGTCTTCGTGACGCGCGGCGGCCTGAAGGTCGGGCCGCTCGGCCGCGAGGTCGGGCTGGCCGGCGGCGACTACGCGACGTTCGCGGCCGACGAGCCGCACCTCTACGAGGCGCGCGCCAACACGCGGGCGCTGCTGCTGATGCAGTGGGCGCCGGGCGCGCCTCAGGCCGCCGCCGCGCCGACCGCGCCCGGCACGTAG
- a CDS encoding oxygenase MpaB family protein yields MTNPTPTYFSDDSLLRRVHREKVVALSGPRALLMMAAHPVAFEGFFMATGSLDDPYLRLRRTAEVMDAVAWGPRAEADRKTRRVRAMHARAKGVLPRAAGPFPAGTPWAADDPELLLWIVACLVDSAVLVYERYVTGLTDGERDAYWRDYRVIGRLFGLKDADMPATWAGFEAYMNDMLRSGDLVVTPTARAVGIEVVLRPPVPLKVRPLVELANFITVGLLPRGIRRGYGFSWDPARAIALRGGAEYAKRVLVPLLPRGWRYVPGAVGAAAA; encoded by the coding sequence GTGACGAACCCCACGCCCACCTACTTCAGCGACGATTCCCTGCTCCGGCGCGTCCATCGCGAGAAGGTCGTCGCCCTCTCCGGCCCGCGCGCGCTGCTGATGATGGCCGCGCATCCCGTCGCCTTCGAAGGCTTCTTCATGGCCACGGGCTCGCTCGACGACCCCTACCTGCGCCTGCGCCGGACCGCCGAGGTCATGGACGCGGTCGCGTGGGGCCCGCGCGCCGAGGCCGATCGCAAGACGCGGCGCGTGCGCGCCATGCATGCGCGCGCCAAGGGCGTCCTGCCGCGCGCGGCGGGCCCGTTCCCGGCCGGGACGCCGTGGGCCGCCGACGACCCGGAGCTGCTGCTGTGGATCGTCGCGTGCCTGGTCGACTCCGCCGTCCTGGTCTACGAGCGCTACGTCACCGGCCTCACCGACGGCGAGCGCGACGCCTACTGGCGCGACTACCGCGTGATCGGCCGGCTCTTCGGGCTGAAGGACGCCGACATGCCCGCGACGTGGGCCGGCTTCGAGGCCTACATGAACGACATGCTGCGGTCCGGCGACCTCGTCGTCACGCCGACGGCGCGCGCGGTCGGCATCGAGGTCGTCCTGCGCCCGCCGGTGCCGCTGAAGGTCCGGCCGCTCGTCGAGCTCGCCAACTTCATCACCGTCGGCCTGCTGCCGCGCGGCATCCGGCGCGGCTACGGCTTCTCGTGGGACCCGGCCCGCGCGATCGCCCTGCGCGGCGGCGCCGAGTACGCCAAGCGCGTGCTCGTCCCGCTGCTGCCGCGCGGCTGGCGCTACGTGCCGGGCGCGGTCGGCGCGGCGGCGGCCTGA
- a CDS encoding precorrin-2 dehydrogenase/sirohydrochlorin ferrochelatase family protein: protein MPAAAYEGKECVCQFKRGVCDQTCVRDMLDTPFYIACLKLRGRKCLVVGGGALGLEKTEGLLACDGDVTVISPAVGPELEALAREGSIAWERREYAGAEDLEGVFMVIACTDDTDTNIAIFNDAERRAMLVNIVDVPPLCNFILPAILRTGPLAIAISTAGASPALAKRMKAEIGEQFGEEYARLAVMLNDVRGWAKGTLPTYQDRKEFFESIVNGSPDPIALLRAGDEHAVLDLIAKAREQHTPATA, encoded by the coding sequence ATGCCTGCCGCCGCTTATGAAGGGAAGGAGTGCGTCTGCCAGTTCAAGCGCGGGGTCTGCGACCAGACCTGCGTGCGCGACATGCTGGACACGCCCTTCTACATCGCGTGCCTGAAGCTGCGCGGGCGCAAGTGCCTGGTCGTCGGCGGCGGCGCGCTCGGCCTGGAGAAGACCGAGGGCCTGCTGGCCTGCGACGGCGACGTGACCGTCATCTCGCCCGCGGTCGGCCCCGAGCTCGAAGCGCTGGCGCGCGAGGGCTCGATCGCCTGGGAGCGGCGCGAGTACGCCGGCGCCGAGGATCTCGAGGGCGTGTTCATGGTGATCGCCTGCACCGACGACACCGACACCAACATCGCGATCTTCAACGACGCCGAGCGCCGCGCGATGTTGGTGAACATCGTCGACGTCCCGCCGCTGTGCAACTTCATCCTGCCGGCGATCCTGCGCACCGGGCCGCTGGCCATCGCGATCTCCACCGCCGGCGCCTCCCCCGCGCTGGCCAAGCGCATGAAGGCCGAGATCGGCGAGCAGTTCGGCGAGGAGTACGCGCGGCTGGCCGTCATGCTCAACGACGTCCGCGGCTGGGCGAAGGGCACGCTGCCCACCTACCAGGACCGCAAGGAGTTCTTCGAGTCGATCGTCAACGGGTCACCCGACCCGATCGCGCTCCTGCGCGCCGGCGACGAGCACGCCGTCCTGGACCTGATCGCCAAGGCGCGCGAGCAGCACACGCCGGCGACGGCGTAG
- the moaC gene encoding cyclic pyranopterin monophosphate synthase MoaC, which produces MPDDDARLTHLDAHGDARMVDVGGKPVTERRAVARAVVRMTPETARVVAAGDAPKGDVLGTARIAGVMAAKKTGELIPLCHPIGLDHVDVDAAIDADAGTVTLTATAGVTARTGVEMEAMTAAAVAALTVYDMVKGVERGVAIERVELVEKTGGRSGTWRRDAS; this is translated from the coding sequence ATGCCCGACGACGACGCGCGCCTCACCCACCTCGACGCGCACGGCGACGCGCGGATGGTCGACGTCGGCGGCAAGCCCGTCACCGAGCGGCGGGCGGTCGCGCGGGCGGTCGTGCGGATGACGCCGGAGACGGCGCGGGTCGTGGCGGCCGGGGATGCGCCGAAGGGCGACGTGCTCGGCACCGCGCGAATCGCGGGCGTGATGGCCGCCAAGAAGACCGGTGAGCTGATCCCGCTGTGCCATCCGATCGGGCTCGACCACGTCGACGTCGACGCGGCGATCGACGCGGACGCCGGCACCGTCACGCTCACCGCCACCGCGGGCGTCACCGCGCGGACGGGTGTCGAGATGGAGGCGATGACCGCGGCCGCTGTCGCCGCGCTGACCGTGTACGACATGGTCAAGGGTGTGGAGCGAGGCGTAGCTATCGAGCGCGTCGAGCTGGTCGAGAAGACCGGCGGGCGCAGCGGCACCTGGCGGCGCGACGCCTCCTGA